From a single Candidatus Defluviilinea gracilis genomic region:
- a CDS encoding substrate-binding domain-containing protein, with translation MPTSAKRKTIGVFVSQVGRAWGAEFLAGIADAGEENDVNILYFVGGTLKLFVQPKPSFGFYDLAHTEQLDGLIVTADTAFGVSAEDLKIFREMFGELPLVTQSVSLDNASMFIPDNTEGMRSLVRHLVEEHGYKRIAFLRGIRGQIDAEQRFEAYKEELKARGIRFDERLVVDGDYSTDGGREGIQVLLDERKAQFEALVAANDRMAFGALEILQQRGIRVPDEIAVAGFDDLREAQSTGVSLTTVRQSFYTAGRQAFEALINRIDGNTIQKVTVTPTQLLIRWSCGCLPENVKQAAVAPREVAKTGRLENKREAALRALLTSAGVAENDASHASFRDSLSLAWDALLSALRENTNGDDFLKAINAMVELMEKRDLPANIWHGVISVMRRYALGGIKEHNTMLLAENMFQQARLLVGELSQRAQAYRRLMLEQQEHILQGFSFSMAPVMSMDRLGAAIEERFPEMGIERWYVMFFSDSTTAPHLASSAPPENYNLLFQYEGAKFEVPSQRTFVGTGQLVPRGKTPQGRRYTAVIMPLSLARNRFGFMWAEMGPRDWEVYVRVRNLVSSALLRVMLAQQKEQAQHEVERLLKESKDRAVELSIAKEWSEQTAAENAKLYSSEQARRRGAEALTKAMRQISSLGKVDEVPAQIVEQLSNIVPHDRCALFLEAVNGMELVAHRGFPQNAPIDELNYNINGTNILHFVAKQTDPMLVNDIQQTRGWGQSEWLPPDRSVLSVPLQSKKKFVGMLTLTRAEPSAFNPDDVLLASTFALQASIALENAKLFDEVTRFNEMMERMVELRVNELGVAHDTLKKLDKNKSDFINVAAHELRTPLTVIKGYMGMVKASSAVKTSAELSQAVDGVLQGSERLHQVVNSMLDVARLENQVLNPHLDETSLGPIMRLVQKDYSADLQTRQLTLELDPSISAVPPLMADSELLQKALDNVIVNAIKFTPDGGTITVSAKVTHAEGAGEVCEIRVHDTGIGIDPADHKMVFEKLYQLGDVELHSSGRTKFKGGGPGLGLAIAAGIVKAHHGKIWVESPGHDEEKLPGSAFFVQIPLAKTR, from the coding sequence ATGCCAACATCCGCGAAACGTAAAACGATCGGTGTCTTCGTCTCCCAAGTCGGCCGCGCCTGGGGGGCGGAATTCCTCGCGGGTATCGCGGACGCCGGCGAAGAAAATGATGTCAATATTTTGTATTTCGTTGGCGGCACGCTCAAGTTATTCGTCCAGCCCAAACCCTCATTCGGATTTTACGATCTTGCCCATACCGAACAATTGGATGGCTTGATCGTGACCGCGGATACCGCGTTCGGCGTAAGCGCGGAAGACTTGAAAATTTTCCGAGAGATGTTCGGGGAATTGCCGCTTGTCACGCAATCGGTCAGTCTGGACAACGCCTCCATGTTCATCCCCGATAATACGGAAGGGATGCGTTCGCTGGTGCGCCACCTGGTCGAGGAACACGGGTACAAACGTATCGCTTTCCTGCGCGGCATCCGCGGGCAGATCGACGCGGAACAACGTTTCGAGGCGTACAAGGAAGAACTCAAAGCGCGCGGCATCCGCTTCGACGAACGCCTGGTGGTGGACGGCGATTACTCCACCGACGGCGGGCGCGAGGGGATTCAGGTCTTGCTCGATGAGCGTAAAGCCCAATTCGAAGCGCTGGTAGCGGCAAACGACCGCATGGCATTCGGCGCGCTCGAAATTTTGCAACAACGCGGAATCCGCGTGCCCGATGAGATCGCTGTGGCTGGCTTCGACGACCTGCGCGAGGCGCAAAGCACCGGGGTTTCACTGACTACCGTGCGGCAATCGTTTTATACGGCGGGCAGGCAGGCATTCGAAGCGTTGATCAATCGTATCGACGGCAACACCATCCAGAAAGTAACGGTCACCCCAACCCAATTGCTGATCCGCTGGTCGTGCGGATGTCTTCCGGAAAACGTTAAACAGGCGGCGGTCGCTCCGCGCGAAGTGGCAAAGACGGGACGGCTGGAAAACAAACGCGAAGCCGCCCTGCGAGCCTTGTTGACTTCCGCCGGCGTCGCGGAAAACGATGCGTCGCACGCATCATTCCGCGATTCGCTCAGCCTCGCCTGGGATGCCCTCCTCTCCGCCTTGCGCGAGAATACCAACGGGGATGATTTCCTCAAAGCCATCAACGCCATGGTGGAGTTGATGGAAAAGCGCGATCTTCCCGCAAATATCTGGCACGGCGTGATCTCCGTGATGAGGCGGTACGCGCTGGGCGGCATCAAAGAACATAACACCATGTTACTCGCCGAGAATATGTTCCAGCAGGCGCGCCTGCTCGTGGGCGAACTTTCACAGCGCGCGCAAGCCTACCGCCGCTTGATGCTCGAACAACAGGAGCACATTCTACAGGGCTTCAGTTTTTCGATGGCGCCGGTCATGTCCATGGATCGGCTGGGGGCGGCAATCGAGGAACGCTTTCCCGAAATGGGCATCGAACGCTGGTACGTGATGTTCTTCAGCGATTCAACCACTGCGCCGCACCTGGCTTCCTCCGCCCCGCCTGAAAATTACAATTTGCTTTTCCAATATGAAGGCGCAAAGTTCGAGGTGCCCTCCCAGCGCACCTTTGTGGGCACCGGTCAACTGGTGCCGCGCGGAAAAACCCCGCAAGGACGGCGCTACACAGCGGTCATCATGCCGCTTTCGCTGGCGCGGAACCGCTTCGGGTTCATGTGGGCAGAGATGGGTCCGCGCGATTGGGAAGTGTACGTTCGCGTGCGCAATCTCGTCAGCAGCGCGCTCTTGCGCGTGATGCTCGCGCAACAAAAGGAACAGGCGCAACACGAGGTGGAACGCCTGCTCAAAGAATCAAAGGACCGCGCCGTCGAACTGTCCATCGCCAAAGAATGGTCCGAACAGACCGCCGCCGAGAACGCGAAACTGTACTCCAGCGAACAAGCCCGGCGTCGCGGAGCCGAAGCGCTGACGAAAGCCATGCGACAGATCTCCTCGCTGGGCAAAGTAGACGAGGTGCCGGCGCAGATCGTGGAGCAGTTATCCAACATAGTGCCGCATGACCGTTGCGCGTTGTTCCTCGAGGCGGTGAACGGCATGGAACTTGTCGCGCATCGCGGCTTTCCTCAAAACGCGCCCATCGATGAATTGAATTACAACATCAACGGCACGAACATCCTGCACTTCGTTGCCAAACAAACCGACCCGATGCTGGTCAACGATATTCAACAAACGCGCGGCTGGGGGCAATCGGAATGGCTCCCGCCCGACCGCTCGGTGCTCAGCGTGCCCCTGCAATCGAAAAAGAAATTCGTCGGCATGTTGACGCTGACGCGCGCTGAACCGTCCGCGTTCAACCCCGACGACGTTCTGCTTGCCAGCACCTTTGCCCTACAAGCCTCCATCGCCCTGGAAAACGCCAAACTCTTCGATGAGGTGACGCGCTTCAACGAAATGATGGAGCGCATGGTGGAATTGCGCGTGAACGAGCTGGGTGTGGCGCACGATACGCTCAAAAAACTCGACAAGAACAAAAGCGATTTCATCAACGTTGCCGCGCATGAACTGCGCACGCCGCTTACGGTTATCAAAGGCTACATGGGCATGGTCAAAGCCTCGTCCGCCGTAAAAACCAGCGCCGAACTCTCTCAAGCCGTAGACGGAGTGCTGCAAGGGAGCGAACGACTCCACCAGGTGGTTAACAGCATGTTGGACGTGGCGCGGTTGGAGAACCAAGTGTTGAATCCTCACCTCGATGAAACGTCGCTCGGCCCCATCATGCGACTCGTCCAAAAGGATTACTCCGCCGACCTGCAAACGCGTCAACTCACATTGGAGCTTGATCCGTCCATCTCAGCCGTTCCCCCGCTTATGGCAGACAGCGAACTCCTGCAAAAAGCGCTGGACAACGTGATCGTCAACGCCATCAAGTTCACTCCCGACGGTGGCACCATCACCGTCAGCGCGAAGGTGACCCACGCCGAGGGCGCCGGGGAGGTGTGCGAGATCCGCGTCCACGATACCGGCATCGGCATCGACCCCGCCGATCACAAGATGGTGTTCGAGAAACTTTATCAACTCGGCGATGTGGAGTTGCACTCCTCGGGCCGCACTAAATTCAAAGGCGGCGGACCCGGCTTGGGTCTCGCCATCGCGGCGGGCATCGTCAAAGCGCATCATGGGAAAATTTGGGTGGAAAGCCCCGGTCACGATGAAGAAAAATTGCCGGGTAGCGCGTTCTTTGTGCAAATTCCCCTGGCAAAGACAAGATAG
- the lpdA gene encoding dihydrolipoyl dehydrogenase, with amino-acid sequence MAENFDVIVIGAGPAGYVAAIRAAQLKQKVAIVDKQWLGGVCLNVGCIPSKSLLKNAEVAHTLRERGKDFGFSFDNLKLDYGVALKRSRSNSDRLVKGVGFLMRKNAITVFMGEAKIKSKDTLAVTDADKKITELKAKNIIVATGASAAVPPVWKVDGEKVVTYKEAILQEKLPKSVVIIGSGAIGVEFATVWSAYGVEVTIVEMLPRLVPLEDEEVSKELKKEFEKRGIKCLVGHKVESVEATKAGVKVKVSAEGKETILEADQALAAIGFRPNSKGFGLEDINVKISERGFVEVNEKMQTNVPGIWAIGDVTGKLMLAHVGSAMGIICAENIAGAETTTLDYEMMPRATYCHPQVASFGLTEAQAKERGYNIKIGRFPFQANGKALGLGDYAGWVKIVVDEKYGEILGAHMIGPEVTELLPELTLAHLMELTPREIARNVHAHPSLSEALMEAAHGAEGSPIHI; translated from the coding sequence ATGGCAGAAAATTTCGATGTGATCGTCATCGGCGCGGGGCCGGCGGGATACGTTGCCGCCATTCGCGCCGCGCAACTTAAGCAGAAGGTTGCAATTGTAGATAAGCAGTGGCTTGGCGGCGTGTGTTTGAATGTCGGTTGCATCCCGTCCAAGTCATTGTTGAAGAATGCGGAAGTGGCGCATACCCTGCGCGAACGCGGCAAGGATTTCGGCTTCTCCTTCGATAATTTGAAACTCGATTACGGCGTGGCTCTCAAACGCTCGCGTTCGAATTCCGACCGTCTTGTGAAGGGCGTTGGCTTTCTGATGCGAAAGAACGCCATTACCGTTTTTATGGGGGAAGCAAAGATCAAATCAAAAGATACATTGGCTGTGACCGATGCCGACAAAAAAATAACGGAGTTGAAGGCAAAGAACATCATCGTTGCCACCGGCGCGAGCGCGGCTGTCCCTCCTGTGTGGAAAGTGGACGGCGAGAAGGTCGTCACCTATAAGGAAGCCATCTTGCAAGAGAAACTTCCCAAGTCGGTGGTCATCATCGGGTCGGGCGCGATCGGCGTTGAATTTGCAACCGTGTGGAGCGCGTACGGCGTGGAAGTCACAATCGTGGAAATGTTGCCGCGCCTCGTTCCGCTCGAAGATGAGGAAGTCTCGAAAGAATTGAAAAAGGAATTCGAGAAGCGCGGCATTAAGTGCCTCGTTGGGCATAAAGTCGAATCGGTGGAGGCGACGAAAGCGGGCGTGAAAGTAAAAGTCAGCGCGGAGGGTAAGGAAACTATTCTCGAAGCGGATCAGGCTTTGGCGGCGATCGGGTTCCGCCCCAATTCCAAGGGATTCGGGCTTGAAGATATAAACGTCAAGATCAGCGAGCGCGGCTTTGTCGAAGTCAATGAAAAGATGCAAACGAATGTGCCGGGCATTTGGGCGATCGGCGATGTGACCGGCAAACTCATGCTGGCGCACGTCGGTTCGGCGATGGGAATCATCTGCGCCGAAAATATCGCCGGCGCTGAAACGACCACGCTCGATTATGAAATGATGCCGCGCGCCACTTATTGTCATCCACAGGTCGCCTCGTTCGGACTCACCGAAGCGCAGGCAAAAGAACGCGGCTACAATATCAAGATCGGGCGGTTTCCGTTTCAAGCGAACGGCAAAGCGTTGGGACTCGGCGACTACGCTGGCTGGGTGAAGATCGTTGTAGATGAAAAATACGGCGAAATTTTAGGCGCGCACATGATCGGTCCCGAAGTGACCGAGTTACTCCCCGAACTCACGCTCGCCCACCTGATGGAGTTGACGCCGCGCGAGATCGCGCGTAACGTCCACGCCCACCCTTCGTTAAGCGAAGCGCTGATGGAAGCCGCGCACGGCGCGGAGGGAAGTCCGATACATATTTAA